In Pseudomonadota bacterium, the sequence CATAATCTCCTGCGCCTGTCCGTTGATGCTGTACCCGCTGGAAAGAAGCACCTTGGCATCGGGATTGATCTCGCGAAGACGATCGAAGGTCTCTCCCCCCGATATTCCCGGTATGATCATGTCCAGAATGACCAGATCGATTTCGTTTCTTTTCTCC encodes:
- a CDS encoding response regulator, yielding EKRNEIDLVILDMIIPGISGGETFDRLREINPDAKVLLSSGYSINGQAQEIMDRGCNGFIQKPFHLGKLSSKIREMLD